A region of Hydrogenimonas cancrithermarum DNA encodes the following proteins:
- the sppA gene encoding signal peptide peptidase SppA: protein MSDFFKKLFAPITATLDFIQKYFKSLLFLLILLLILAPAGTESVKPPNLASVNLFGPILSADKIVKELEELSEEKSIKGVLLLVDSPGGAVAPSVEISLAVKRLKEKKPVVAYAAGTMASGSYYASIWADKIVANPAATIGSIGVIMEGMNIRGLLDKVGVKPQVVKAGRYKEAGTPFRKWTPEERKEIETHVLDIYQMFVDDVAKARRLDPKHPERFADAKIFIARKAKEIGLIDQIGSIKEAKELTKTLSGVEEAHWKEKSKWEQYIENLAEESTKTFVNQLKGWAIN, encoded by the coding sequence ATGTCTGATTTTTTCAAAAAACTCTTCGCTCCCATTACCGCTACGCTCGACTTCATTCAAAAATACTTCAAATCGCTCCTTTTTCTGCTCATTCTACTGCTGATTCTGGCTCCCGCGGGAACGGAGTCGGTCAAACCGCCGAATCTTGCTTCCGTCAACCTGTTCGGACCGATCCTGAGTGCCGACAAAATCGTCAAAGAGCTTGAAGAGCTCTCCGAAGAGAAGAGCATCAAGGGGGTTCTTCTGCTTGTCGACTCTCCGGGCGGCGCCGTCGCCCCCTCCGTAGAAATCTCACTGGCCGTCAAACGCCTCAAAGAGAAAAAACCGGTCGTAGCCTACGCCGCGGGAACGATGGCCAGTGGAAGCTACTACGCTTCGATATGGGCCGATAAAATCGTCGCCAATCCCGCCGCCACGATCGGATCGATCGGCGTGATTATGGAGGGGATGAATATCCGCGGACTGCTCGACAAGGTCGGGGTGAAACCCCAGGTCGTCAAAGCGGGCCGATACAAGGAGGCGGGAACACCTTTCAGAAAGTGGACGCCGGAAGAGCGCAAAGAGATAGAGACCCACGTTCTGGATATCTACCAAATGTTCGTCGACGACGTCGCCAAAGCCCGCCGGCTTGACCCGAAACATCCCGAAAGATTTGCCGATGCCAAAATCTTCATCGCCCGAAAGGCGAAAGAGATCGGACTGATCGATCAGATCGGCTCGATCAAGGAAGCGAAAGAGCTGACAAAAACGTTGAGCGGCGTCGAGGAGGCCCATTGGAAAGAGAAGAGCAAGTGGGAACAGTATATAGAAAACCTTGCCGAAGAATCGACGAAAACATTTGTCAATCAGTTGAAAGGATGGGCAATCAACTAA
- the aroQ gene encoding type II 3-dehydroquinate dehydratase: MKIMVIQGPNLNMLGVREQNVYGPMKLEQIHEQMRGFAQQNGVDIEFFQSNLEGELVDKIQECLGDADGIIINPAAYTHTSIAIRDALAAVALPAIEVHISNIHAREEFRHKSLIAPVCAGQISGFGPFSYHLAMVAMLQILNEIKAMKEMQQKQAEGQQA, from the coding sequence ATGAAAATCATGGTGATCCAAGGCCCCAATCTCAATATGCTTGGGGTTCGCGAACAGAATGTCTACGGACCGATGAAACTGGAGCAGATACATGAGCAGATGCGTGGGTTCGCGCAGCAAAACGGTGTGGATATCGAGTTTTTCCAGAGCAACCTCGAAGGGGAACTGGTCGACAAGATTCAGGAGTGTCTGGGCGATGCGGACGGCATCATCATCAACCCGGCAGCCTATACCCACACCTCGATCGCGATTCGCGATGCGCTGGCGGCCGTGGCGCTTCCTGCCATCGAAGTGCACATTTCCAACATCCACGCGCGCGAAGAGTTTCGCCACAAGAGTCTGATCGCTCCGGTATGCGCCGGACAGATCAGTGGCTTTGGCCCCTTCAGCTACCATCTCGCGATGGTCGCGATGCTACAGATTCTCAACGAAATCAAGGCGATGAAAGAGATGCAGCAAAAGCAGGCCGAGGGACAGCAGGCGT
- a CDS encoding c-type cytochrome yields the protein MKRIGLVTTVLASVAAMTLSASGDIKDAASLYKERCANCHGVKANGVPKIKVSPGIEPHEADAKGIASEEKLDIYGPPLNHYTKDELLKKLFYLRHDDFDSGSSHSIMRKNLKEIEKREGAISDEQMADYIYNTFGRNAK from the coding sequence ATGAAAAGAATCGGATTGGTGACAACCGTTTTGGCTTCCGTAGCGGCAATGACTTTGAGTGCATCGGGAGATATCAAGGATGCGGCGAGCCTCTATAAAGAGCGCTGTGCCAACTGTCATGGAGTGAAAGCGAACGGTGTACCGAAGATCAAGGTTTCCCCGGGCATCGAACCGCATGAAGCCGATGCAAAAGGTATCGCCTCCGAAGAGAAACTTGATATCTACGGACCTCCTCTCAACCATTACACCAAAGATGAACTTCTGAAAAAACTGTTTTATCTGAGACATGACGATTTTGACAGCGGTTCCTCTCACTCGATCATGAGAAAGAACCTTAAAGAGATCGAAAAACGTGAAGGGGCGATATCCGACGAACAGATGGCAGACTATATCTACAATACATTCGGTCGGAATGCCAAATAA
- the mqnF gene encoding aminofutalosine deaminase family hydrolase: MKIVAAKWLFDGETVQSDRAVAFDEKIVALGAPEELKAEYPNAKFFELDSRTVLMPGLVNPHVHLEFGANTTHLKFGDFMQWLESVIAHRDELTEACKAGCYKRQIDAMLASGTTTFGAVSSYGKEMRACKAAPQRVVFFNEAIGSQPAAVDALYADFELRLEESRTMASERFIPAVAIHAPYSVHPVLIKKILKNYGDLPLSAHFMESPAEKAWLERGEGPFKPFFENFLKQTAPLCFPEEFLQLLKGKRALLTHAVHADEKQLRMIAEDGHTITHCPRSNRLLGCGRMKLEKVEELQIPWLLGTDGLSSNTSLSLWDEMRAAVMMHCNAELENISLELLKAVTSRAADALDLPVGRLERGRWADLIVAPLPDDPESPGQLPLQLILHTKRVEHLYIQGEKHV, encoded by the coding sequence ATGAAAATCGTAGCAGCGAAATGGCTATTCGACGGTGAAACGGTTCAAAGCGACCGCGCCGTCGCCTTCGATGAAAAAATTGTCGCACTCGGTGCGCCGGAGGAGTTGAAAGCGGAGTATCCGAACGCGAAGTTTTTCGAACTCGACAGCCGCACCGTCTTGATGCCCGGACTCGTCAACCCCCATGTACACCTCGAATTCGGCGCCAATACGACCCATCTGAAGTTCGGCGATTTCATGCAATGGCTCGAGAGCGTCATCGCCCATCGCGACGAACTGACCGAAGCGTGCAAAGCGGGCTGCTACAAACGCCAGATCGATGCGATGCTTGCAAGCGGGACAACCACCTTCGGAGCCGTCAGCAGTTACGGGAAGGAGATGCGCGCCTGCAAGGCGGCACCTCAGCGTGTTGTCTTTTTCAACGAGGCGATCGGTTCGCAGCCCGCCGCCGTCGATGCGCTCTATGCCGATTTTGAGCTGCGGCTCGAAGAGAGTCGGACGATGGCTTCGGAACGGTTCATCCCGGCCGTCGCCATCCATGCCCCCTACTCGGTACACCCGGTTCTGATCAAAAAGATTTTGAAAAATTACGGCGACCTGCCGCTGTCGGCCCACTTTATGGAGTCACCTGCCGAAAAAGCGTGGCTTGAAAGAGGAGAAGGGCCCTTCAAACCCTTTTTCGAAAACTTTCTCAAGCAGACTGCACCGCTCTGTTTTCCCGAAGAGTTCCTGCAGCTTCTGAAAGGAAAACGTGCCCTCTTGACACATGCCGTCCATGCCGACGAGAAACAGCTTCGAATGATCGCCGAAGATGGCCACACGATCACCCACTGTCCTCGCTCCAACCGGCTTCTCGGATGTGGACGGATGAAACTGGAAAAGGTGGAAGAACTACAGATACCCTGGCTGCTCGGAACGGACGGCCTCAGTTCCAACACATCTCTGAGCCTCTGGGACGAAATGCGCGCAGCCGTCATGATGCATTGCAATGCCGAACTGGAGAACATTTCACTCGAACTTCTCAAAGCGGTGACATCGAGAGCTGCAGACGCACTGGATCTTCCGGTCGGGCGCTTGGAAAGAGGGCGTTGGGCGGATCTTATCGTCGCACCGCTCCCCGACGATCCAGAATCTCCCGGCCAGCTTCCCCTGCAGCTGATTCTTCACACAAAGCGTGTCGAACATCTCTATATCCAAGGAGAAAAACATGTCTGA
- a CDS encoding RNA recognition motif domain-containing protein, producing the protein MNIYVGNLSYRMDDGELREVFEAYGEVSSARIINDRETGRSKGFGFVEMPDDNAANEAIEALNGKDVGGRSLRVNEARPREPRQPRGDFNRF; encoded by the coding sequence ATGAATATCTACGTTGGCAACCTGTCTTACAGAATGGATGATGGTGAACTGAGAGAAGTTTTCGAAGCATATGGCGAAGTTAGCAGCGCACGTATTATCAACGATAGAGAGACCGGACGATCGAAAGGTTTCGGCTTTGTCGAAATGCCTGACGACAATGCAGCGAACGAAGCGATCGAAGCGCTCAACGGCAAAGATGTCGGTGGACGCAGCCTTCGTGTCAATGAAGCACGACCCCGCGAACCGCGCCAGCCGCGAGGCGATTTTAACCGATTTTAA